A single region of the Epinephelus moara isolate mb chromosome 12, YSFRI_EMoa_1.0, whole genome shotgun sequence genome encodes:
- the LOC126398939 gene encoding cleavage and polyadenylation specificity factor subunit 3-like: protein MAAKRKSDTTVPAEESDQLLIRPLGAGQEVGRSCIILEFKGRKIMLDCGIHPGLEGMDALPFIDLIDPAEIDLLLISHFHLDHCGALPWFLQKTSFKGRTFMTHATKAIYRWLLSDYVKVSNISADDMLYSETDLEESMEKIETINFHEVKEVAGIKFWCYHAGHVLGAAMFMIEIAGVKLLYTGDFSRQEDRHLMAAEIPSVKPDILITESTYGTHIHEKREEREARFCNTVHDIVNREGRCLIPVFALGRAQELLLILDEYWQNHPELHDIPIYYASSLARKCMAVYQTYINAMNDKIRKAININNPFVFKHISNLKSMDHFDDIGPSVVMASPGMMQSGLSRELFESWCTDRRNGVIIAGYCVEGTLAKHIMTEPDEIATMSGQKLPLKMSVDYISFSAHTDYQQTSEFIRALKPPHVILVHGEQNEMARLKAALIREYEDNDEVDIEVHNPRNTEAVTLTFRGEKLAKVMGSLTDRKCVQGQRVSGILVKRNFNYHIVSPSDLSNYTDLCMSTVTQTQAIPYTGPISLLVSQLRSLAGDVEQVEGAEKITVRIFKSITLVHEAGMVLLEWIANPLNDMYADAVTTVILEVQSNPNAQKLLDSKREAFDMDVFVERLGLMLHDMFGDDCVNFTDGKNLSVTVDGVTASIDPETRTVTCTEDETLREMVEVAVHRLHDALSPAF, encoded by the exons ATGGCGGCCAAACGTAAATCTGACACGACGGTTCCCGCGGAGGAAAGTGACCAACTGCTCATCCGCCCGCT agGAGCAGGACAGGAGGTGGGACGATCCTGCATCATCCTGGAGTTCAAGGGACGAAAGATTATG TTGGACTGTGGGATCCATCCTGGTCTGGAGGGAATGGATGCTCTGCCGTTCATCGACCTGATCGATCCGGCCGAGATCGACCTGCTGCTCATCAGCCA CTTCCACCTGGATCACTGTGGTGCTTTGCCCTGGTTCCTACAGAAGACCAGCTTTAAAGGACGCACCTTCATGACGCACGCCACCAAGGCCATCTACCGCTGGCTGCTGTCCGACTACGTCAAAGTCAG TAACATCTCGGCAGACGACATGCTGTACTCAGAGACAGACCTGGAGGAGAGCATGGAGAAGATCGAGACCATCAACTTCCACGAGGTGAAGGAAGTAGCCGGCATCAAGTTCTGGTGTTACCACGCCGGCCACGTCCTCGGAGCCGCCATGTTCATGATCGAGATCGCCGGAGTCAAG ctgttgTACACAGGAGATTTCTCTCGTCAGGAGGATCGACATCTGATGGCAGCAGAGATCCCCAGCGTCAAACCAGACATCCTCATCACT GAGTCGACGTACGGGACTCACATCCACGAGAAGCGCGAGGAGAGGGAAGCTCGTTTCTGTAACACGGTCCACGACATCGTGAACAGGGAGGGTCGCTGTCTGATCCCCGTCTTCGCTCTGGGTCGAGCTCAAGAGCTGTTGCTCATTCTGG ATGAGTACTGGCAGAACCACCCAGAGCTCCACGACATCCCCATCTATTACGCCTCGTCCCTGGCCAGGAAATGCATGGCGGTGTACCAGACCTACATCAATGCCATGAACGACAAGATCCGCAAGGCCATCAACATCAACAACCCCTTCGTCTTCAAGCACATCAGCAACCTCAAG agcaTGGATCACTTTGACGACATCGGCCCCAGTGTGGTGATGGCGTCCCCCGGTATGATGCAGAGCGGCCTGTCCAGAGAGCTGTTTGAGAGCTGGTGCACCGACAGGAGGAACGGAGTCATCATCGCTGGGTACTGTGTGGAGGGAACACTCGCCAAG cacATCATGACGGAGCCGGACGAGATCGCCACCATGTCAGGTCAGAAGCTTCCTCTGAAGATGTCTGTGGACTACATCTCCTTCTCTGCTCACACCGACTACCAGCAGACCAGCGAGTTCATCAGGGCGCTCAAACCTCCTCACGTG ATTTTGGTCCACGGCGAGCAGAACGAGATGGCCCGCCTGAAAGCGGCTCTGATCCGCGAGTACGAAGACAACGACGAGGTCGACATTGAAGTCCACAACCCGCGAAACACAGAAGCCGTCACGCTCACCTTCAGAGGAGAGAAGCTGGCAAAG GTGATGGGCTCTCTGACTGACAGGAAGTGTGTCCAGGGTCAGAGAGTCTCCGGGATCCTCGTCAAGAGAAACTTCAACTATCACATCGTGTCACCCTCCGACCTCTCCA ACTACACAGATCTGTGTAtgagcacagtgacacagactcaGGCCATCCCGTACACCGGCCCCATCTCACTGCTGGTCAGTCAGCTGCGCAGCCTCGCAG gaGACGTAGAGCAGGTGGAGGGAGCGGAGAAGATCACCGTCAGGATCTTTAAGAGCATCACTCTGGTTCATGAAGCTGGCATGGTGCTGCTGgag TGGATCGCCAACCCACTCAACGATATGTATGCAGACGCCGTCACCACAGTGATCCTGGAGGTCCAATCCAACCCAAACGCCCAGAAAC TTCTGGACTCGAAGAGAGAAGCGTTCGACATGGACGTGTTTGTGGAGAGACTCGGGCTCATGCTGCA CGACATGTTCGGAGACGACTGCGTCAACTTCACAGACGGTAAAAACCTGAGTGTGACTGTGGACGGAGTCACAGCGTCCATCGACCCCGAAACCAGA ACGGTGACGTGTACTGAGGATGAGACTCTGAGGGAGATGGTGGAGGTCGCCGTCCACCGGCTCCACGATGCCCTCAGCCCCGCCTTCTGA